In Caproiciproducens sp. NJN-50, the following are encoded in one genomic region:
- a CDS encoding VOC family protein, whose amino-acid sequence MNLQELTAEIQHIGIPTDDIGKTVAFYTGLGFETVLRTKNETANEPVAFLRLKNLTIETYETRTAKKQAGAIDHIALNVADIDRTFQAAKAEGYSLLDKEVRFLPFWEHGVRFFTIEGPNAEKIEFSQIL is encoded by the coding sequence TTGAACCTGCAGGAACTGACGGCGGAAATCCAGCACATCGGCATCCCGACGGACGACATCGGGAAGACCGTCGCCTTTTACACCGGACTCGGCTTTGAGACGGTGCTGCGCACGAAAAACGAAACGGCAAACGAGCCGGTTGCTTTTCTGCGCCTGAAAAACCTGACCATAGAAACCTATGAAACACGTACCGCGAAAAAACAGGCCGGGGCAATCGACCACATTGCCCTGAACGTCGCGGATATTGACAGAACGTTTCAGGCCGCAAAGGCGGAGGGTTACTCCCTGCTCGACAAAGAAGTACGGTTTCTCCCCTTCTGGGAACACGGCGTCAGGTTTTTCACCATAGAAGGCCCGAATGCGGAAAAAATCGAATTCAGCCAGATACTGTGA
- a CDS encoding carbohydrate kinase family protein, which yields MFDITAVGELLIDFTPAGVSDAGDPLFAQKPGGAPANVLAANSRLGGHNAFIGKVGNDGFGDFLRGTLEKLRIDVSGLCTDPEIPTTLAFVQLDRNGDRSFSFYRKPGADLMLRSSEINDSLISGCRILHFGSVSMTGEPSRSATLSAVRAARKLGRIISYDPNYRPPLWENAGTAKEQMTAGLELADIIKVSEEEMALLTGESNLEKGSAALARFGASLVFISLGAGGAFYRSGDLCGALPAYGVKTIDTNGAGDAFLGAALFRLRGKTLEEIRSLKEAELKDILLFANAAGALTTVKNGAIPAMPSLEEIRSCMETVPFLPRGCASSICRSY from the coding sequence ATGTTCGACATAACGGCAGTGGGCGAGCTCCTGATCGATTTCACCCCCGCCGGCGTAAGCGACGCGGGCGATCCGCTCTTTGCCCAGAAGCCGGGCGGCGCCCCGGCCAACGTGCTTGCGGCCAACAGCAGACTGGGCGGACACAACGCCTTTATCGGCAAGGTCGGGAACGACGGGTTCGGGGACTTTCTGCGCGGCACGCTGGAAAAGCTGCGGATCGACGTCTCAGGGCTCTGCACGGACCCGGAAATCCCGACGACGCTGGCCTTCGTGCAGCTCGACCGGAACGGCGACCGTTCCTTCAGCTTTTACCGCAAGCCCGGCGCGGACCTGATGCTGCGAAGCTCGGAGATTAACGACAGTCTGATTTCCGGATGCCGCATCCTGCATTTCGGCTCCGTATCCATGACCGGCGAGCCTTCCAGGAGCGCGACCCTTTCCGCCGTCAGGGCCGCCAGAAAGCTCGGGCGCATCATCAGCTACGACCCGAATTACCGCCCGCCGCTGTGGGAAAACGCCGGGACGGCAAAAGAGCAGATGACCGCCGGTTTGGAACTGGCGGATATCATAAAGGTTTCCGAAGAGGAAATGGCCCTGCTGACCGGAGAAAGCAATCTAGAAAAAGGTTCGGCGGCACTCGCCCGCTTCGGCGCATCGCTTGTCTTCATTTCTCTGGGCGCCGGGGGTGCTTTTTACCGAAGCGGAGACCTGTGCGGGGCCCTGCCTGCTTACGGCGTAAAAACAATCGATACGAACGGAGCAGGAGACGCGTTTCTGGGCGCAGCGCTGTTTCGCCTGCGCGGCAAAACACTGGAGGAAATCCGCAGCCTGAAAGAAGCGGAACTGAAGGACATCCTTCTGTTTGCGAACGCGGCCGGCGCGCTCACAACAGTGAAAAACGGAGCGATTCCGGCCATGCCCTCTCTGGAAGAAATCAGGTCCTGCATGGAAACGGTCCCGTTCCTGCCCCGCGGCTGTGCCTCATCAATCTGCAGGTCTTATTAA
- a CDS encoding sugar ABC transporter substrate-binding protein translates to MKRFLSLFLLAAILAFSAAGCESSQTTSSSAAPASSAAASSASGSKKLKIGVTVQSLSNQVWSVACTTMKKLADADGNTLSYMSCDDTSSKQIEQIENFISGGCDVIMVNPSDPNAIEDVCKQARDAGIKVMCWDNTMKNTDINWVIDNQKLGYMIGEQASTFINSKFKDGNVEVAVLDYPQTAILLEREKGILQALKEKSPNAKVVAQQPALNATQGLDAMETILQAHPNVKVVCCIGGGGAVGANEALKAANKIADDVGIFAADATDQELASMLSGEANRMSVIITGTPTVIGQNCYQLLTKLGSGGKFDNQNVYREIFPVTAENASQYYKK, encoded by the coding sequence ATGAAAAGGTTCTTGTCGCTTTTTCTTTTGGCAGCCATTCTTGCATTCTCTGCAGCAGGCTGCGAAAGCAGTCAGACGACCTCAAGCAGCGCGGCGCCCGCTTCTTCGGCAGCGGCGTCATCCGCCTCGGGCAGCAAAAAACTGAAGATCGGCGTCACGGTGCAAAGTCTGAGCAACCAGGTCTGGTCGGTCGCATGCACGACGATGAAAAAGCTGGCGGATGCCGACGGAAACACCCTGAGCTACATGTCCTGCGATGATACTTCGTCGAAGCAGATCGAGCAGATCGAAAACTTCATCAGCGGCGGCTGTGACGTCATCATGGTCAACCCTTCCGACCCGAACGCCATTGAAGACGTCTGCAAACAGGCGCGCGATGCAGGCATTAAAGTCATGTGCTGGGACAACACGATGAAAAACACGGATATCAACTGGGTAATCGACAACCAGAAGCTCGGCTATATGATCGGCGAACAGGCGAGCACATTCATCAACAGCAAATTCAAAGACGGAAATGTTGAAGTCGCCGTCCTCGATTATCCGCAGACTGCAATCCTTCTCGAGAGGGAAAAGGGCATCCTGCAGGCGCTGAAAGAGAAATCCCCCAACGCCAAGGTCGTTGCGCAGCAGCCCGCCCTCAATGCGACCCAAGGCCTCGACGCAATGGAGACCATCCTGCAGGCTCATCCCAACGTGAAGGTCGTGTGCTGCATCGGCGGCGGCGGAGCCGTGGGCGCCAACGAGGCTTTGAAAGCGGCCAACAAGATCGCGGACGACGTTGGGATCTTCGCTGCGGATGCGACGGACCAAGAGCTTGCCTCCATGCTGAGCGGCGAAGCGAACAGAATGTCCGTTATCATAACCGGAACCCCGACGGTCATCGGCCAGAACTGCTATCAATTGCTGACAAAACTCGGCAGCGGCGGTAAATTTGACAATCAGAATGTCTACAGGGAAATTTTCCCGGTGACCGCCGAAAACGCAAGTCAGTATTATAAAAAGTAA
- a CDS encoding sugar ABC transporter ATP-binding protein, with product MEDPEYILQLKHVKKTYPGVVALDDVSIDVKKGEIHALVGENGAGKSTLIKTCSGAVIPDSGEIIVNGKSFHSMNPRLAAENGIAIIYQEFNLVGDLSVAENIFLGRAIRKGIVVDKKAMERKSEKVFQQLHIHIDPNELVRNLTVGYQQMVEIAKAIQQDVKILIMDEPSAPLAAVEAENLFKIVDTLKKSGVSIIYISHRLDEIFRLSDRITVLRDGHYIKTVNTKEANVDELISMMVGRTLSEKFPPRKACVRDETILEVKNLCGNGDKDISFSLKEGEILGLGGLIGAGRTELVQMIFGVVPKTSGQIIFKGREISPKSPRDAIEMGIALVPEDRKQEGVLLGMSINQNINMPIYKRISRLSVINRKTEHSVADTYVKGLGIKTPSVDQLSKNLSGGNQQKVVLAKWLAANSELIIFDEPTRGIDIGAKYEIYKLMNDLVEKGKTILLISSEMEELIGMSDRILVLAEGKITGELAKDSFSQETIMNYASNIEKEKLA from the coding sequence ATGGAAGATCCTGAATATATTCTGCAACTCAAACATGTGAAAAAAACGTATCCCGGCGTGGTTGCCCTGGATGATGTTTCCATCGATGTGAAAAAGGGTGAAATTCATGCCCTCGTGGGAGAAAACGGCGCTGGAAAATCGACATTGATCAAAACCTGCAGCGGAGCCGTTATCCCGGACTCAGGGGAAATCATAGTCAACGGCAAGTCATTCCATTCCATGAACCCGCGCCTTGCTGCCGAAAACGGAATCGCAATTATCTACCAAGAGTTTAACCTTGTCGGGGATCTTTCTGTGGCGGAGAATATTTTTCTCGGCCGCGCAATCCGGAAGGGCATCGTCGTCGATAAAAAGGCGATGGAAAGGAAATCGGAGAAGGTATTTCAACAGCTTCATATCCATATCGACCCCAACGAACTTGTCAGGAACCTTACCGTCGGTTATCAGCAGATGGTCGAAATCGCGAAGGCCATCCAGCAGGATGTCAAAATCCTGATTATGGATGAGCCCTCCGCGCCTCTTGCCGCAGTTGAAGCGGAAAACCTGTTTAAAATTGTTGATACGCTGAAAAAGTCCGGCGTTTCCATTATCTATATATCGCACCGGCTTGATGAGATATTCAGATTATCCGACCGGATTACGGTTCTTCGGGACGGTCATTACATAAAGACTGTGAACACGAAAGAGGCCAACGTGGACGAGCTGATTTCAATGATGGTCGGCAGAACGCTGAGCGAAAAATTTCCGCCCAGAAAAGCCTGTGTGCGGGACGAGACGATCCTTGAAGTCAAAAATCTTTGCGGAAACGGCGACAAGGATATCTCTTTTTCCCTAAAGGAAGGAGAAATCCTCGGCCTCGGCGGATTGATCGGAGCCGGCCGCACGGAGCTTGTGCAAATGATATTCGGCGTTGTTCCGAAAACATCCGGGCAGATTATTTTCAAAGGCAGGGAAATCAGCCCCAAAAGTCCGCGCGATGCCATTGAGATGGGCATTGCACTCGTTCCGGAAGACCGGAAGCAGGAGGGTGTACTTCTGGGCATGTCGATCAATCAGAATATCAATATGCCGATTTATAAAAGGATCTCCCGGCTTTCCGTCATTAATAGAAAAACAGAGCACAGCGTTGCCGATACCTATGTGAAAGGACTCGGCATCAAAACCCCGAGCGTCGATCAGCTTTCTAAAAACCTGAGCGGCGGCAACCAGCAGAAAGTCGTTCTGGCGAAATGGCTGGCGGCAAATTCCGAGCTGATTATTTTTGACGAACCGACAAGGGGAATCGATATCGGCGCAAAGTACGAAATCTATAAACTGATGAACGATCTTGTGGAAAAAGGGAAAACAATTCTTCTTATTTCTTCTGAGATGGAAGAGCTTATAGGAATGTCGGATCGGATTCTGGTTCT